One Salvia miltiorrhiza cultivar Shanhuang (shh) unplaced genomic scaffold, IMPLAD_Smil_shh original_scaffold_386, whole genome shotgun sequence genomic window carries:
- the LOC131004395 gene encoding probable aspartyl protease At4g16563 translates to MAPPHLLLLLLLLFSLSSLQPSLSSLLLPLSHSLSSALFNSTPHLLKSTASRSASRFRRRVSLPLSPGADYTLSFSLGPQTISLYMDTGSDVVWVPCHPFDCILCEGKYSPSSIPHPSPLNLSSAARLPCKSPSCSAVHSSLPSSDLCAIANCPLETIEISDCHKFPCPPFYYAYGDGSFVAKLYHDTLSFPSSPSLNLPNFTFGCAHSALGEPIGVAGFGRGRLSFPAQLARSSPEIGNYFSYCLIAHEFDAARVLKPSPLILGRREKKKKINSDISEEEEEVYYSYTPMLYNPKHSYFYCVGLEAVSIGKIKIPAPASLQRVDRRGNGGMVVDSGTTFTMLPRKFYLAVVREFNRRVAAAHRRAGGVEERTGLSPCYYGDSFDDVPRLAWHFGGNSTVAMPRRNYFYEFLDGEAKRKVGCVMLMDSGDEAESEGGPAGLLGNYQQQGFEVVYDLEEKRLGFASRKCASLWDTLK, encoded by the coding sequence ATGGCACCTCCCcatctccttctccttctcctcctcctcttctctctctcctccctccaaccttctctctcctcactCCTCCTCCCCCTCTCCCACTCCCTCTCCTCCGCCCTCTTCAACTCCACCCCGCACCTCCTCAAGTCCACCGCCTCCCGCTCCGCCTCCCGCTTTCGGCGGCGCGTCTCCCTCCCCCTCTCCCCGGGGGCGGACTACACCCTCTCCTTCTCCCTCGGCCCCCAAACCATCTCCCTCTACATGGACACCGGCAGCGACGTCGTTTGGGTCCCCTGCCACCCCTTCGACTGCATCCTCTGCGAGGGCAAGTACTCCCCCTCCTCCATCCCCCACCCCTCCCCCCTCAACCTCTCCTCCGCCGCCCGCCTCCCCTGCAAATCCCCCTCCTGCTCCGCCGTCCACTCCTCCCTCCCCTCCTCCGACCTCTGCGCCATCGCCAATTGCCCCCTCGAGACCATCGAAATCAGCGACTGCCACAAATTCCCCTGCCCCCCTTTCTACTACGCCTATGGCGACGGCAGCTTCGTCGCAAAGCTCTACCACGACACCCTCTCCTTCCCCTCCTCGCCGTCTCTCAATCTCCCCAATTTCACCTTCGGCTGCGCCCACTCCGCCCTCGGCGAGCCAATCGGCGTCGCCGGATTCGGCCGCGGACGCCTCTCCTTCCCGGCGCAGCTCGCCCGCAGCTCGCCGGAGATCGGCAACTACTTCTCCTACTGTTTGATCGCGCACGAATTCGACGCCGCGCGGGTTCTGAAGCCGAGCCCCCTCATTCTCGGCCGGcgcgagaagaagaagaagatcaaTAGCGATATCtctgaggaagaagaagaggttTACTACAGCTACACGCCGATGCTCTACAATCCCAAGCACTCATACTTTTACTGCGTCGGCCTCGAGGCGGTTTCAATCGGGAAAATCAAAATTCCGGCGCCGGCGAGCCTCCAGCGGGTCGACCGGAGGGGGAACGGCGGGATGGTGGTGGACTCGGGGACCACCTTCACCATGCTGCCAAGGAAATTCTACCTCGCGGTGGTGCGGGAATTTAACCGGCGCGTTGCGGCGGCGCACCGGCGGGCGGGCGGGGTGGAGGAGCGGACGGGGCTGAGCCCGTGCTACTACGGGGATTCCTTCGACGACGTGCCGCGGCTGGCGTGGCATTTCGGGGGGAATTCGACGGTGGCGATGCCGCGGAGGAACTACTTCTACGAGTTCCTGGACGGCGAGGCGAAGCGGAAGGTGGGGTGCGTGATGCTGATGGACAGTGGGGATGAGGCGGAGAGCGAAGGCGGGCCGGCGGGGCTGCTGGGGAACTACCAGCAGCAGGGGTTTGAGGTGGTTTATGACTTGGAGGAGAAGCGCCTCGGCTTCGCCAGCCGCAAGTGCGCATCTTTGTGGGATACTTTGAAGTAG
- the LOC131004396 gene encoding uncharacterized protein LOC131004396 isoform X2, with protein MITLNGEVKNMLYLRVQMDTCIGGRHPSPLPPIFSPPFLFKCKFLSSCPFIPSEKPKGLIHKTVLQPKLSLPHQILQVGYIFEVSLD; from the exons ATGATTACTTTAAATGGTGAAGTGAAGAACATGCTTTATTTGAGAGTACAAATGGATACATGCATTGGTGGAAGGCATCCCTCCCCTCTACCCCCTATTTTCAGCCCACCCTTTCTCTTCAAGTGCAAATTTCTTTCTTCATGTCCTTTCATTCCAAGTGAAAAACCTAAG GGGTTGATCCACAAGACGGTTCTACAGCCTAAGCTCAGTCTCCCACACCAGATTTTACAAGTGGGTTATATTTTCGAAGTAAGTTTGG ATTGA
- the LOC131004396 gene encoding uncharacterized protein LOC131004396 isoform X1: MITLNGEVKNMLYLRVQMDTCIGGRHPSPLPPIFSPPFLFKCKFLSSCPFIPSEKPKGLIHKTVLQPKLSLPHQILQVGYIFEIDEDPGAVKGEWWYWSGTIQARQDHH, translated from the exons ATGATTACTTTAAATGGTGAAGTGAAGAACATGCTTTATTTGAGAGTACAAATGGATACATGCATTGGTGGAAGGCATCCCTCCCCTCTACCCCCTATTTTCAGCCCACCCTTTCTCTTCAAGTGCAAATTTCTTTCTTCATGTCCTTTCATTCCAAGTGAAAAACCTAAG GGGTTGATCCACAAGACGGTTCTACAGCCTAAGCTCAGTCTCCCACACCAGATTTTACAAGTGGGTTATATTTTCGAA ATTGATGAGGATCCGGGTGCAGTGAAGGGTGAGTGGTGGTATTGGTCAGGAACAATACAAGCACGTCAAGATCATCATTGA
- the LOC131004398 gene encoding uncharacterized protein LOC131004398 — protein MNRYCMIRISRSTSSTKRFVNRQPVLRLHSLKFRIAKLRLNIHKKRKLTHFILCIQKIYEKELIFILDTSAEVNNHPIGSNYNVLCDIIRSLLADFLKNSNEDLSLASVSKSSVKVVDINWAYKNNAVDAALYVMRHMETFEGDTSIEWNSECHRSSYSNTEDAILFNDCYVGEEQVQGGGFERCICNLWVRTCRECNKIR, from the exons ATGAACAGATATTGTATGATTCGAATCAGTAGGTCAACATCATCGACGAAAAGATTTGTGAATCGTCAACCCGTTCTACGGCTTCATTCATTGAAATTTCGGATTGCGAAGCTCAGATTAAATATACacaagaaaagaaaactcaCGCACTTCATTCTGTGTATCCAGAAAATTTATGAG AAAGAGCTGATTTTCATCTTGGATACTTCTGCGGAGGTGAACAACCATCCTATTGGATCGAACTACAACGTCTTGTGTGATATTATA CGATCTCTACTGGCTGATTTCCTGAAAAACAGCAATGAAGATTTAAGTTTGGCATCAGTTTCAAAATCATCTGTAAAAGTCGTTGATATCAATTGGGCATACAAGAACAATGCGGTCGATGCGGCGTTGTATGTTATGAGGCATATGGAGACGTTTGAAGGAGATACTTCTATTGAATGGAATAGTGAATGCCACCGATCATCATATAGCAATACTGAGGATGCGATACTGTTCAACGATTGTTATGTGGGAGAAGAACAAGTACAAGGAGGAGGTTTTGAAAGATGCATCTGCAACTTATGGGTTAGAACTTGCAGAGAATGCAACAAGATTCGATAG